From Daphnia pulicaria isolate SC F1-1A chromosome 4, SC_F0-13Bv2, whole genome shotgun sequence, one genomic window encodes:
- the LOC124337937 gene encoding F-box/LRR-repeat protein 14-like, which translates to MEATELYAPNYHRKQLKVHDNSSVGAACPDQTTTTTEEEDELLLLQQQQDDRTHISRLYPEILAIIFGMLEVRDRGRAAQVCQTWKEAAYHRSVWRSCEPKLHLRRANPSLFPSLVRRGIRRVQILSLRRSLRDVTQGLPNIESLDLSGCFNVTDIGIAHALTADVPTLKRLNLSLCKQITDSSLSKLAQYCRQLQELDLGGCCNVTNAGLLLIAWGLKSLKSLNLRSCWHVSDLGIASLAGLGSDAEGNLALEHLGLQDCQKLTDDALMHVSTGLKQLKSINLSFCLSISDSGLKYLAKMPSLAELNLRSCDNISDVGMAYLAEGGSRITSLDVSFCDRIDDQAVVHVAQGLVHLKQLSLSACHVSDEGLIRVALSLLDLQTLNIGQCSRITDRSIQAVADHLRKLRCIDLYGCTKITTSGLEKIMKLPELSVLNLGLWHIR; encoded by the exons atggagGCGACAGAGTTGTACGCCCCAAACTATCACCGAAAACAGTTGAAAGTGCACGACAACAGCAGTGTGGGAGCAGCCTGTCCCGATcaaacgacgacaacaaccgaggaagaagacgagttgttgttgctgcaacaacaacaagatgaCAGGACCCACATCAGTCGGCTCTACCCAGAGATCCTGGCCATCATTTTCGGCATGTTGGAAGTGAGGGATCGCGGGCGGGCGGCCCAGGTTTGCCAGACGTGGAAGGAGGCGGCCTATCACCGCTCGGTTTGGCGATCCTGCGAGCCGAAATTGCATTTGAGACGGGCCAATCCGTCACTGTTTCCCAGTCTGGTCCGCCGGGGCATCCGCCGAGTGCAGATCCTCTCGCTGAGGAGGAGCCTCAGGGACGTGACGCAGGGACTGCCCAACATCGAGTCCCTGGACTTGAGCGGCTGCTTCAACGTCACTGACATTGGCATCGCTCACGCCTTGACGGCCGACGTGCCCACCCTGAAACGGCTCAATTTGAGTCTCTGCAAGCAGATCACCGACTCGAGTCTCAGCAAATTGGCCCAGTACTGCCGACAGCTCCAGGAGCTCGACCTGGGCGGATGTTGCAATGTCACCAATGCGGGTCTTTTGCTCATCGCCTGGGGTCTCAAATCCCTCAAGAGCCTCAACTTGAGATCCTGCTGGCACGTTTCCGATCTCGGCATCGCCAGTCTGGCCGGACTCGGCTCAGACGCTGAAGGCAATTTGGCCCTCGAACACCTCGGACTTCAG GATTGTCAGAAATTGACTGATGATGCGTTAATGCACGTCTCGACTGGTCTGAAACAACTCAAATCCATCAACTTGAGTTTCTGCCTGTCCATCAGCGACAGCGGGCTCAAGTATTTGGCCAAAATGCCGTCACTGGCCGAGTTGAATCTACGATCCTGCGACAACATTTCCGACGTCGGAATGGCCTACCTGGCCGAAGGAGGATCGAGGATCACATCCCTGGACGTTTCGTTCTGCGACAGGATCGACGACCAGGCCGTCGTCCATGTAGCCCAGGGACTGGTCCATTTAAAGCAATTATCTTTGAGCGCCTGTCACGTTTCGGATGAGGGTCTTATCCGGGTGGCCCTGTCACTCCTCGACCTCCAGACGCTCAACATTGGCCAGTGCAGCCGCATTACGGATCGGTCCATCCAGGCCGTCGCCGATCATTTACGCAAATTGCGATGCATAG ATCTCTACGGGTGCacgaaaatcaccacttccggattggaaaaaatcatgaaactTCCAGAGCTCAGCGTCCTCAACCTCGGACTGTGGCACATTCGATGA
- the LOC124337938 gene encoding protein Wnt-5b-like — protein MTRPQKRNQELTTDIEQSPRVQPQQQQQQQCQRRVADEAAPDCRTPSCSPSSSSSSSLLLFSWTILLLIASAPASSSTAIGNWMNLGVQGYEVWRNPQLYMVGAQPLCTQIPGLSPGQAKLCQLYQDHMSSVGRGARAGIAECQWQFRYRRWNCSTVEDSTVFGPVLQIGSREAAFAHSIAAAGVVHSISRACREGQLSSCGCSRALRPKNLNQEWIWGGCGDNIEYGYKFTQGFVDVREREKNYKRGSREQGRSLMNLHNNEAGRRAVIKKARVTCKCHGVSGSCSLVTCWQQLASFREIGDFMKDKYDGATEVRVNKRGRLQVKNAQYNLPTANDLVYLDESPDYCLRNKTIGSFGTYGRPCNRTSAGMDGCNLMCCGRGYNTLKTTVKERCKCKFHWCCHVECKTCIKTVDIHTCK, from the exons ATGACTCGACCGCAGAAGAGGAACCAGGAATTGACGACGGACATTGAACAGTCTCCTAGAgtgcaaccacaacaacaacaacaacaacagtgtcAAAGAAGAGTAGCAGATGAAGCAGCCCCAGACTGTCGGACCCCTTCTTGCTCGCCGTCGTCTTCGAGTTCTTCTTCCTTATTACTATTCTCCTGGACGATCCTGCTGCTGATCGCAAGCGCTCCAGCCTCTTCCAGCACGGCCATCGGCAACTGGAT GAATCTCGGCGTCCAGGGCTACGAGGTGTGGCGGAATCCTCAGCTCTACATGGTGGGAGCCCAGCCGCTGTGCACGCAAATCCCTGGGCTGTCGCCTGGCCAGGCCAAATTGTGCCAACTCTACCAGGATCACATGAGCTCGGTGGGTCGCGGGGCCAGGGCCGGCATCGCCGAGTGCCAGTGGCAGTTCCGCTACAGGAGGTGGAATTGTTCCACCGTCGAAGATTCCACCGTCTTCGGACCCGTCTTACAAATCG ggAGCCGTGAAGCGGCGTTCGCCCATTCGATCGCCGCCGCCGGTGTCGTCCACTCGATTTCACGGGCCTGCCGAGAAGGTCAACTCTCGTCTTGCGGCTGCTCCCGAGCCCTCCGACCCAAGAATCTCAACCAGGAATGGATTTGGGGCGGCTGCGGCGATAACATTGAATATGGATACAA ATTCACGCAAGGCTTCGTCGACGTCCGCGAACGTGAGAAGAACTACAAGCGAGGATCACGCGAACAAGGACGCAGCTTGATGAACCTACACAATAACGAAGCCGGACGTCGG GCCGTGATTAAGAAAGCGCGTGTCACATGCAAATGCCATGGAGTCTCCGGCTCAT GCTCGTTGGTAACGTGCTGGCAGCAACTGGCGTCGTTCAGAGAAATCG GTGATTTCATGAAAGACAAGTACGACGGAGCCACCGAAGTGAGAGTGAACAAACGAGGCCGCCTCCAAGTGAAAAATGCCCAGTACAATTTGCCGACAGCTAACGATTTGGTTTACCTGGACGAGTCGCCGGATTACTGCCTCCGCAACAAAACAATCGGATCTTTCG GTACTTACGGCAGGCCGTGCAACCGGACGTCTGCCGGGATGGACGGCTGCAATCTCATGTGCTGCGGACGAGGTTACAACACGCTCAAGACGACGGTCAAAGAGCGTTGCAAGTGCAAATTCCACTGGTGCTGTCACGTCGAGTGCAAGACTTGCATCAAAACGGTCGACATTCACACCTGCAAGTAA
- the LOC124337939 gene encoding protein Wnt-7b-like yields the protein MSPQLGPTTLLSLARHWHVLLLISLITPIGPFSSRSVMALSADLICGKIPGLTYKQRLLCAAKPDAMVAISNGAKLGLAECQEQFKYHRWNCTAIGSRNGFGHVVVVGSREAAYLYAVWSSGLTYAIAQACSQGAISSCGCDPTKRGGKDLVRSMRRSHRARNAANGANTNAGNGGGPVAAGGNGWKWGGCSADVRSGASLAKRFADSRETEGDDRSLMNLHNNKAGRKIVKSMLKKECKCHGVSGSCSLKTCWEKLPAFRDIGDALMKQYREAKAVVAKESRSGNDSKPRKLLTLQLRRKPHNKPRLSELVFLNSSPNYCEANPSTGSLGVVGRRCNRTSTGADGCNLLCCGRGYNTHQFNHVSHQCNCKFHWCCEVKCQTCTIKSEEYTCK from the exons GTCGGTGATGGCTTTGAGCGCTGACCTGATATGCGGCAAGATACCGGGATTGACGTACAAGCAGCGGCTGCTCTGCGCCGCCAAGCCCGACGCCATGGTGGCCATCAGCAACGGAGCCAAACTGGGACTAGCCGAGTGTCAGGAGCAATTCAAGTACCACCGATGGAATTGCACGGCCATCGGCAGCCGAAACGGATTCGGTCACGTCGTCGTTGTCg gAAGCCGAGAAGCGGCTTATCTGTATGCAGTGTGGAGCTCCGGCCTGACGTACGCTATCGCCCAGGCGTGCAGCCAAGGAGCTATCAGCTCTTGCGGTTGCGATCCGACCAAACGGGGCGGCAAGGACCTGGTCAGATCCATGCGCAGGTCCCATCGGGCGCGCAACGCCGCCAACGGAGCTAATACCAACGCAGGTAATGGAGGAGGTCCTGTGGCTGCCGGTGGAAACGGATGGAAATGGGGCGGCTGTTCGGCCGACGTCCGATCGGGAGCCTCGCTGGCCAAACGATTCGCCGACTCGAGAGAAACCGAAGGAGACGATAGGAGCTTGATGAATCTGCACAATAATAAAGCCGGTAGAAAA ATTGTCAAATCGATGTTGAAGAAGGAATGCAAATGCCACGGAGTCAGCGGCAGTTGCTCACTCAAAACCTGTTGGGAGAAATTGCCGGCCTTCAGGGACATTGGCGATGCCCTGATGAAGCA GTACCGTGAAGCCAAGGCCGTCGTCGCCAAAGAGAGTCGCAGCGGCAACGACAGCAAGCCACGCAAACTGTTGACGCTGCAGTTGCGTAGGAAGCCGCACAACAAGCCCCGTCTCTCGGAGCTGGTGTTTCTCAACTCTTCGCCAAACTACTGCGAGGCGAACCCGTCGACGGGGTCGCTGGGTGTCGTCGGCAGGAGGTGTAATCGAACCTCAACAG GTGCTGATGGCTGCAACCTGCTCTGCTGTGGACGGGGGTACAACACCCACCAGTTCAACCACGTCTCCCATCAGTGCAACTGCAAATTCCACTGGTGCTGCGAAGTCAAGTGCCAGACTTGCACTATCAAGAGCGAAGAGTACAcctgcaaataa